A region from the Sander vitreus isolate 19-12246 chromosome 1, sanVit1, whole genome shotgun sequence genome encodes:
- the senp8 gene encoding sentrin-specific protease 8: MDPVVLSYQDSLLRRSDVSLLEGPYWLNDQVIGFAFEYFAAERFRVLGETITLISPEVTQFIKCASCPDELALFLEPLDLASRHWVFLAVNDNSNQSAGGSHWSLLVYHHNSNYFAHYDSQNGSNSLHARRIASKLEPFLGAGRKAPFVDEPCPSQQNSYDCGMYVICIAEALCEMARVEGSPRLPVQVITPAYITQKRAEWCRLIQSLAQNELCCSPSFP; encoded by the coding sequence ATGGACCCTGTAGTGCTGAGCTACCAGGACAGCCTGCTGCGGCGCTCCGATGTGTCCTTACTGGAAGGACCTTACTGGCTCAATGACCAAGTCATTGGTTTCGCTTTTGAGTACTTTGCTGCTGagcgcttcagagtcctggggGAGACCATCACCCTCATCAGCCCGGAGGTCACCCAGTTCATCAAGTGTGCTTCCTGCCCTGATGAGTTGGCCCTATTTCTGGAGCCGCTGGATCTTGCTTCTCGCCACTGGGTCTTTCTAGCTGTTAACGATAACTCCAACCAGAGCGCCGGGGGATCCCACTGGAGCCTTTTGGTCTACCATCACAACTCCAACTACTTTGCACACTATGACTCTCAAAACGGCAGCAATTCGCTGCACGCGCGGCGCATCGCCAGCAAGCTAGAGCCTTTCTTGGGTGCCGGGAGAAAAGCGCCGTTTGTGGACGAGCCCTGCCCGTCACAGCAGAACAGCTATGACTGCGGCATGTATGTTATTTGTATCGCAGAGGCCTTGTGTGAGATGGCCAGGGTGGAAGGCTCACCGCGCCTTCCTGTGCAAGTCATCACTCCAGCCTACATCACTCAGAAGAGGGCTGAATGGTGCAGACTGATCCAGAGTCTAGCTCAGAATGAGCTCTGCTGCTCTCCGTCTTTTCCTTAG